A stretch of the Acyrthosiphon pisum isolate AL4f unplaced genomic scaffold, pea_aphid_22Mar2018_4r6ur Scaffold_21224;HRSCAF=23358, whole genome shotgun sequence genome encodes the following:
- the LOC103311851 gene encoding zinc finger MYM-type protein 1-like, with protein MKYGRRKSKLFKIIKQDIVCIVKHSFYCCSCSRKVYKMSKRNQIQNYFTKRQKTDDVPTVQTQVTNETNETIEVENNDISYCLNKNVCDELKLKFLTSPWMPDKNYVFPTSTTSKKNLKFQFHWFERFPWLVYSTIDNGGALCKYCVIFGQEFGGKGNNQKLSSLVFKIFNNWKHAIEVFSEHSKKDFHKTNVLRGDHFIAIYSKNQQNIAQKLDSARAAQISLNRKRLIPIIETIILCGRQEIAFRGTNDSGPLSSKDVEPEQNDGNFRALLRMRVSCGDKNLIDHFENNKLNAFYLSPLIQNNFIEICGKIIQEQIVEKINKSKCFSVLVDETTDISCFEQLSLCVRYLEQSIDAKNDITYVLKEDFLQFIPVYSTTGQNLATVILENLKRLGVNSRYMLGQGYDGAASMSGNFKGVQSVIREKHPAALYVHCSAHSLNLALAHSSNIHYIRNLL; from the exons atgAAATACGGGCGCAGAAAATCcaaattatttaagattataaaacAAGATATTGTGTGTATTGTAAAACATTCATTTTACTGCTGTTCGTGCTCACGTAAAGTGTATAAAATGAGTAAAAGAaaccaaattcaaaattattttacaaagagACAAAAG actgATGATGTCCCCACTGTCCAAACACAAGTAACTAACGAAACTAACGAAACAATTGAGGTTGAAAACAACGATATTAGttactgtttaaataaaaatgtgtgtgatgaactaaaattaaaatttttaacttctCCTTGGATGCcagataaaaattatgtatttccaACATCcacaacttcaaaaaaaaatctaaaatttcaatttcactGGTTTGAACGTTTTCCGTGGCTTGTTTACTCTACAATTGATAATGGTGGTGCCCTATGTAAATACTGTGTAATATTTGGTCAAGAATTCGGAGGCAAAGGCAATAATCAAAAACTTTCCTCTttagtattcaaaatttttaataattggaaaCATGCAATTGAAGTATTTAGTGAACATTCTAAAAAAGATTTTCATAAAACCAATGTTTTACGAGGTGATCATTTTATAGCTATCTATTCTAAAAATCAGCAAAATATTGCGCAAAAATTAGATTCAGCGCGTGCTGCACAAATAAGTTTAAATCGAAAAagattaatacctataattgaaactataattttatgtgGCCGGCAAGAAATAGCTTTTCGTGGTACTAATGATTCCGGACCACTTTCATCAAAAGATGTCGAACCCGAACAAAATGATGGAAATTTTCGTGCTTTATTGCGAATGCGTGTTTCATGTGGCGATAAAAACTTAATTGACcactttgaaaataataaattaaatgctttttatttaagtcctctaatacaaaataattttattgaaatttgcgGAAAAATTATACAGGAAcaaatagtagaaaaaataaacaaatcaaagTGTTTTTCCGTATTGGTTGATGAGACAACTGATATATCTTGCTTTGAACAGTTATCATTATGTGTGCGGTATTTGGAGCAAAGTATAGATGctaaaaatgatattacatatGTACTAAAAGaagattttttacaatttataccaGTATATTCTACAACAGGACAAAATTTGGCAAcagtaattttagaaaatttaaaaaggcTCGGTGTTAATAGTCGGTACATGTTAGGACAAGGGTATGACGGCGCAGCATCTATGAGTGGAAATTTCAAAGGCGTACAATCTGTGATACGTGAAA